In Panacibacter ginsenosidivorans, the following proteins share a genomic window:
- the scpB gene encoding SMC-Scp complex subunit ScpB yields MELSQIIPHIEALIFASEKPLTSLEIVELINNAFGFMEERIMPDQVESCIEGIKEKYQSEFYPFEVRESGGGWQFLTKKDFHKTLAQLNGEKFLKRLSTAALETLAIIAYKQPITKGEIEGIRGVNSDYSIQKLLEKELILISGRNETAPGKPLVYATSKNFMDYFGLNSTDDLPKIKEVLAEQMVEPTIVSAENLSEEEIPAEIPLLSVDSNGDLVLHAEDDEAIIIEETIEITLDEDVETAGTSDEPDEEKNKKDLNESDDEVADDNENSKD; encoded by the coding sequence ATGGAACTTTCCCAGATAATACCTCATATAGAAGCATTGATCTTTGCCAGTGAAAAACCATTGACAAGCCTTGAGATCGTTGAACTCATCAACAATGCTTTTGGTTTTATGGAAGAGCGTATTATGCCCGACCAGGTGGAGAGTTGTATAGAAGGTATCAAAGAAAAATACCAGAGTGAGTTTTACCCATTTGAAGTAAGAGAAAGTGGCGGTGGCTGGCAGTTTCTTACAAAGAAAGATTTTCATAAAACATTGGCTCAACTGAATGGTGAGAAATTCCTGAAACGCTTATCCACAGCAGCGTTGGAAACATTGGCTATTATTGCTTATAAACAACCGATCACCAAGGGTGAGATTGAAGGTATCCGTGGTGTAAACAGCGATTACAGTATTCAAAAATTGTTGGAAAAAGAATTAATACTCATAAGTGGCCGTAATGAAACCGCACCGGGCAAACCATTGGTCTACGCTACTTCTAAAAACTTCATGGATTATTTTGGTTTGAACTCAACCGATGATCTGCCTAAAATAAAAGAGGTGCTTGCTGAGCAAATGGTTGAACCCACTATTGTAAGCGCAGAAAATTTATCAGAAGAAGAAATACCTGCAGAAATACCATTGCTTTCTGTAGATAGTAACGGAGACCTGGTATTGCATGCAGAAGATGACGAAGCAATTATTATAGAAGAAACAATTGAGATAACATTGGATGAAGATGTTGAAACAGCCGGTACTTCAGATGAACCTGACGAAGAAAAGAATAAGAAAGATCTAAACGAAAGCGATGATGAAGTAGCCGATGATAATGAAAATTCAAAAGACTAA
- a CDS encoding carbamoyl phosphate synthase preATP-grasp domain-containing protein yields MNHTISSNESIPSQKKKIIVLGSGPNRIGQGIEFDYCCVHGLLAIKECGYEAIMINCNPETVSTDFDMADKLYFEPVYWEHLWEIIELEKPEGVIVQLGGQTALKLAKKLTQKGIKIIGTSFDSMDIAEDRGRFSDLLKDLDIPYPAYGTAYTADEAIEVANNVGYPVLVRPSYVLGGQRMRIVINDDEVEKAVISLLKHIPNNKILIDHFLDRCQEAEIDGIFDGEDFHVMGVMEHIEPAGIHSGDSNAVLPAFNLTPLVITTMEYYAEKIARALNIRGLINIQFAIKNDKVFVIEANPRASRTTPFIAKAYQIPYLNIATKVMIGAAKLKDFTYEKKLKGFAIKEPVFSFNKFPNVNKELGPEMKSTGEAIRFIKDLRDPYFRQLYKEKSMYLSK; encoded by the coding sequence ATGAATCATACAATTTCCTCCAACGAGTCTATTCCATCGCAGAAAAAGAAAATTATTGTTTTAGGCAGCGGTCCCAACAGGATTGGCCAGGGAATCGAGTTTGACTATTGCTGTGTGCATGGTCTGCTGGCAATAAAAGAATGTGGTTATGAAGCGATCATGATCAATTGCAACCCCGAAACAGTGAGCACCGATTTTGACATGGCCGATAAATTATATTTCGAGCCGGTTTATTGGGAACATCTCTGGGAAATTATTGAACTGGAAAAACCAGAGGGTGTTATTGTGCAGCTTGGCGGGCAAACAGCTTTAAAACTGGCAAAGAAGCTTACACAGAAAGGTATTAAGATCATTGGCACTTCCTTCGACAGTATGGATATTGCCGAAGATCGTGGCCGTTTTAGTGACCTGCTGAAAGACCTCGATATTCCTTACCCGGCATATGGAACCGCTTATACAGCTGATGAAGCGATTGAAGTGGCCAATAATGTTGGCTACCCCGTGCTGGTGCGGCCAAGCTATGTGTTGGGCGGGCAAAGAATGCGCATCGTGATCAATGATGATGAGGTAGAAAAAGCGGTGATCAGTTTGCTGAAACATATTCCTAACAACAAGATACTGATCGACCATTTCCTGGATCGTTGCCAGGAAGCTGAGATCGATGGCATATTTGACGGCGAAGATTTTCATGTGATGGGCGTGATGGAGCATATAGAACCTGCAGGTATCCACAGTGGCGACAGTAATGCGGTGTTACCGGCTTTCAACCTTACACCACTCGTTATAACAACGATGGAATATTATGCTGAAAAAATTGCAAGGGCATTGAATATACGTGGGCTCATTAACATACAGTTTGCGATAAAGAATGATAAAGTGTTTGTGATCGAAGCAAACCCAAGAGCCAGTCGTACCACGCCTTTCATCGCAAAAGCTTACCAGATTCCTTATCTTAATATTGCCACCAAAGTAATGATAGGTGCAGCAAAACTTAAGGACTTTACTTACGAGAAGAAGCTAAAAGGTTTTGCTATAAAAGAACCTGTGTTTAGTTTTAATAAATTCCCGAACGTAAACAAAGAACTGGGTCCTGAAATGAAGAGTACAGGCGAAGCAATCCGATTTATAAAAGATCTGCGTGATCCATATTTCAGGCAACTGTATAAAGAAAAGAGTATGTATTTGAGCAAGTAG
- the lysA gene encoding diaminopimelate decarboxylase has protein sequence MSQQLTKEQLISVANEYGTPVYVYHAEKIEEQLNELTNAFKDCNAKFFYACKSLTNINILKLIKQYGANLDCVSINEVNLGLKAGFAPKQILFTPNCVDFEEIEAGIALGVNVNIDNISLLERFGNKYGHTYPVCIRLNPHIMAGGNFKISTGHIDSKFGISIHQMRHIERIVKTTNIHVAGLHMHTGSEIKDVNVFLQGLEVMFDMARHFPKLEFIDLGSGFKVPYQDDDVKTDVASLGKKVAEAFAVYEKENGRKLEIWFEPGKFLVSESGYFVVKANVIKQTTATVFVGVNSGFNHLIRPMFYEAYHRIENISNPNGPERIYTVVGNICETDTFAWDRKLREVREGDFLVFYNAGAYGFEMSSNFNSRLKPAEVLIKDGKAYLIRKRDEFADLLKNQVEVL, from the coding sequence ATGTCGCAGCAACTAACAAAAGAACAACTGATCAGTGTAGCTAATGAGTATGGTACACCGGTATATGTTTATCACGCAGAAAAAATAGAAGAGCAGCTTAATGAACTAACCAATGCGTTCAAAGATTGTAATGCAAAGTTTTTTTATGCCTGCAAGTCGCTGACCAATATCAATATTTTAAAACTTATAAAGCAGTACGGTGCCAACCTTGATTGCGTAAGCATTAATGAAGTGAATCTTGGTTTAAAAGCCGGCTTTGCACCAAAACAAATTTTATTTACACCAAACTGTGTTGACTTTGAAGAGATCGAAGCAGGTATTGCATTAGGCGTTAATGTAAATATTGACAACATTTCTTTACTTGAAAGGTTTGGTAATAAATACGGGCATACTTATCCTGTTTGCATTCGTTTAAATCCACATATAATGGCGGGTGGGAATTTTAAAATTTCTACGGGCCATATCGACAGTAAGTTTGGTATTTCCATTCACCAGATGCGCCACATAGAACGTATTGTAAAAACAACCAACATACACGTTGCAGGACTGCATATGCATACGGGTAGCGAGATAAAAGATGTAAATGTATTCCTGCAGGGTTTGGAAGTAATGTTTGATATGGCGCGCCATTTTCCAAAACTCGAATTCATTGATCTCGGCAGTGGTTTTAAAGTGCCCTACCAGGATGATGATGTAAAAACAGATGTTGCGTCGCTTGGCAAAAAAGTTGCTGAGGCATTTGCAGTGTATGAAAAAGAGAATGGTCGTAAATTAGAAATCTGGTTTGAGCCGGGAAAATTTCTGGTAAGTGAATCTGGTTATTTTGTAGTAAAGGCAAATGTGATCAAACAAACAACAGCTACTGTTTTTGTTGGCGTAAACAGTGGCTTTAATCATTTGATACGCCCTATGTTTTATGAAGCGTACCACCGCATTGAAAACATCAGCAACCCAAATGGCCCTGAACGTATTTACACCGTTGTAGGTAATATTTGTGAGACAGATACTTTTGCATGGGATCGCAAACTGCGTGAAGTACGTGAAGGTGATTTTCTTGTGTTTTACAATGCCGGCGCTTATGGTTTTGAAATGAGCAGTAATTTTAATAGTCGCCTCAAACCCGCAGAAGTATTGATAAAAGATGGCAAGGCTTATTTAATAAGAAAGCGTGATGAGTTTGCTGATCTGCTGAAGAACCAGGTAGAAGTGTTGTAA
- the atpG gene encoding ATP synthase F1 subunit gamma, protein MAGQLKEVRNRIKSVQSTQQITKAMKMVSAAKLRRAQDAIIQMRPYAQKLQEVLSNIVSNSDGDVSIKLAEERPVEKVLFIVITSDRGLAGAYNTNIIKTAKLTIEEKYAAQFKKGNVTIWNIGKKGFESLSKSGYKTDAAYKDIFLNLTFENVQAASVAAMKAFENKEFDAVEIVYSEFKNAATQRFQSEPFLPIPKVEKKAGAKKADFIFEPNKEQLIAELMPKILNTQLYKAVLDANASEHGARMTAMDKASENANELLKALKISYNRARQAAITTELTEIVSGAAALQG, encoded by the coding sequence ATGGCTGGTCAGTTAAAAGAAGTTCGCAACCGCATAAAATCAGTACAAAGCACACAGCAAATAACCAAGGCTATGAAGATGGTAAGTGCCGCCAAACTGCGCCGCGCTCAGGATGCCATTATACAGATGAGGCCTTATGCACAGAAACTGCAGGAAGTATTGAGCAATATAGTAAGCAATTCTGATGGCGATGTAAGTATAAAACTTGCAGAAGAAAGACCAGTTGAAAAGGTTCTATTTATAGTTATTACCAGCGACCGTGGTCTTGCAGGAGCTTATAACACCAATATTATAAAAACTGCCAAGCTAACCATTGAAGAAAAATATGCTGCACAGTTCAAAAAAGGAAATGTAACCATCTGGAATATTGGGAAAAAAGGGTTTGAAAGTTTAAGCAAAAGCGGTTACAAGACTGATGCTGCTTATAAAGATATTTTTTTGAACCTTACATTTGAAAATGTACAGGCTGCATCTGTTGCTGCGATGAAAGCTTTTGAGAATAAAGAATTTGATGCAGTAGAGATCGTGTATAGCGAATTTAAAAATGCAGCTACACAACGTTTCCAGAGCGAGCCATTTCTTCCCATTCCTAAAGTAGAAAAGAAAGCAGGTGCTAAAAAGGCCGATTTTATTTTCGAGCCTAACAAAGAACAACTCATTGCAGAGTTAATGCCAAAGATTCTAAACACACAGTTATACAAAGCTGTATTAGATGCGAATGCAAGTGAACATGGCGCACGTATGACGGCAATGGATAAGGCAAGCGAAAATGCCAATGAATTGCTTAAAGCACTAAAAATCTCTTACAACCGTGCACGCCAGGCAGCCATTACAACTGAGCTGACAGAAATAGTAAGCGGCGCAGCAGCTCTGCAAGGCTAA
- a CDS encoding ABC transporter ATP-binding protein, which translates to MIEIKNIKKSFGDKIIIDDISAVMEAGKCNLIIGASGSGKTVLTKCMVGLFHPDSGEILYSGESFGAMDDEHRKMLRQQIGMLFQGSALFDSMTVEQNVMFPLEMFSRDNYKTRKKRVDEVLARVELKDAHKKFPAEISGGMKKRVGIARSIVLNPKYLFCDEPNSGLDPQTSLVIDKLIKELTNEFNTTTIVVTHDMNSVMEIGDHIVYLYQGKKEWEGSNKEIIFSKSDKLNKFIFASEFLQDAKDMRMLEMKGKIDNDRNMEDLLNSPGSLMDNLEK; encoded by the coding sequence ATGATCGAAATAAAAAATATAAAAAAGTCCTTCGGCGATAAGATCATCATTGATGATATAAGCGCTGTAATGGAAGCCGGGAAATGCAATCTTATCATTGGCGCCAGTGGTAGCGGCAAAACCGTGCTCACCAAATGTATGGTAGGTTTGTTTCATCCCGACAGCGGCGAAATTTTATACAGCGGCGAAAGTTTTGGCGCTATGGACGATGAGCACCGCAAAATGCTGCGCCAGCAGATTGGCATGCTCTTCCAGGGCTCTGCATTGTTTGATTCCATGACAGTAGAACAGAACGTAATGTTTCCGCTGGAAATGTTTTCAAGAGATAATTATAAAACAAGAAAGAAAAGAGTAGATGAGGTACTGGCACGTGTAGAACTGAAAGATGCACATAAGAAATTCCCTGCAGAAATAAGTGGCGGTATGAAAAAGCGTGTGGGTATAGCACGTTCTATCGTACTCAATCCAAAATATTTGTTCTGCGATGAGCCCAACTCCGGTCTTGATCCGCAAACATCTTTGGTAATAGATAAGCTTATCAAGGAGCTTACCAATGAGTTTAATACCACTACTATTGTTGTTACGCACGATATGAACAGTGTAATGGAAATCGGCGATCATATTGTTTATTTATACCAGGGCAAAAAAGAATGGGAAGGCTCTAACAAAGAGATCATCTTCAGCAAGAGTGATAAACTGAACAAGTTCATTTTTGCGTCAGAATTTTTGCAGGATGCAAAAGACATGCGCATGCTGGAAATGAAAGGCAAAATTGACAACGACAGAAATATGGAAGATCTGTTGAACAGCCCCGGCTCGCTGATGGATAACCTGGAGAAATAG